In Ornithinibacter aureus, the genomic stretch CTCATGCCATGCAGGCGTGCGCCCGCACCGGTCTGCCAATGACGCGCCTGGCCCGGCCCGGCTGGGCAGAGCGACCGGACTCCGACACGTGGACCTGGGTCCCCGACCTCGATGCAGCGCGTGTGGCCGCACAAGCGCTGGGCAGCAGGCCCTTCCTCTCCAGCGGGCGTCAGACGCTGCCCCATTTCGCCCGCTGGTCCGAGCGAGATGTGCTCGTCCGGGTGGTCGAACCGCTGGCTGAGCCTGCACCCCCACGGTGGACGGTGGTCCTGGACCGCGGGCCCTACTCGGTGGGTGGGGAACGGGACCTGATGCGCCGTCATCGGGTCGACGTCCTGGTCACCAAGGACTCCGGCGGTGGCTACACCAGCGCCAAGCTCGACGCTGCCGCCGAGCTCGACGTCCCGGTCGTCGTGGTGTCCCGACCGGCACCACCTACTGGTCTGGTGACGACTGCTGACGTGGCGGGCTGCGTCACCTGGCTCGGCGTGCGCGCCGGCGGCTGACGACACGGCGAGCGGCCGCACTACGAGCGGCGACGATGACGCCGAGTGCGATCAGCCCGATGCGCCGCTCGAGTCGCACTGCCGATCCCAGGTCGTCGACGGTGACAGCGGGACCGTCGCCGAGGCGGCCGCGGTCCTCGACGATACCGGCGTAGCTGTTGGAGCCCCCGAGCGAGACACCCAGCGCCGCCGCAAAGGCAGCCTCGACCGGTCCGGCATTCGGACTCGGGTGGGCGGGCGCGTCCCGGGCGACGGTCATCAGCACCCGGCGGACACCGGCCACGGAGCCGGTGGCTGCGGCGGTGCTCAGCACGGTGAGTCGGGCCGGGATCCAGTTGGCCACGTCGTCGAGTCTGGCTGCGGCCCAACCGAACTCGCGATAGCGCGGGGAGCGGTGACCGATCATCGCATCGAGCGTGTTGATGGCGCGATAAGCCACGAGGCCGGGCACTCCCGCCACCGCGCCCCACCACAGCGGCGCCACCAGCGCATCGGCGCCGTTCTCCGCGACCGACTCGACGGTGGCCCGGGCGACCTCGTCAGCCGAGAGGCGCGAGGGGTCGCGACCCACGAGGTTGCGCACCTGTCGTCGCGCAGCGTCGAGGTCTCCGGCGGCGAGCTGTCGCTGGATCGTGAGTGCCTCACGTTCGAGTGAGCGGCCGCCCAGCACGGCCCAGGTGGCGACAGCAGTGATCGCGACGCGACCGACGTCGCGACCCATGCCGGGATCGCCGACTCGCCCGGCCAGATGATCGGCCAGCATCCCGGCAGCGGTAGCCGCACCGACGAGCGCGCCGACGTGCACCACACCTCGGACGCGGCTCGGGGCATGGGTGTGCGCCTCGAGCGCCATCGCGATCCGCCCGAATCCGGCGACCGGGTGGAAGTGGCGCGGGTCGCCGAGCAGGCGATCCGCGGCATACCCGAGGAGGAGTCCGGTGGCGACCCTCACGAGGAGTCCTTGACCACGAGCACCTGCCCGGCCACGACCAGCCACACGCGATCGCTGACGCCGGCGATGGCCTGGTTGAGCCGACCCAGTTCGTCGGCATGGATCCGGGCCGAACGGTGCTCGGCGATCCCGCCGAAGCCGACCTCGTCGGTCACCGCGACCAGGTCGTGCGAGCAGGTCGACCAGGTCGACACCAGTGCGGACACCTCGTCGTCGAGGCGCCCGCGCCACTGGGCCACCGGCTGATCCCAGGCATCCAACCTGTCGAGCAGCGCGACCAACCAGGCGCCCAGACTGTCGACCAGGGCCGGCCCGTTGAGGGCGGTCAGGGCGGACGGCAGATCCGTCGTCTCGACCGTCGGCCAGGAGGCGGGTCGACGGCGACGGTGCTCCTGGATCCGCGCAGCCCAATCGGTGTCCTCGGGGCGTGAGGGAGAGGTCGCGACATAGGTGGTGCCCTCACCCATGAGGTTCTCGGCGATCGCGGACTTCCCCGAGCGGATGCCCCCGGTGATCAGTGTTCTCATGCCGTGGCTCCGATCGTCAGCGCCACGAGCAGGGCAGCTGTCCCGACCTCGATCGATGCCCCGAGCACGTCTCCGTTGATCCCCCCGAAGACCCGCACGGCACTCCGGAGCAGCCACGCCACGGCGACGAGGAGGGCCGCCATCGCGGCGACCCCCTGCCACCACTGCAATCCGGCCACCACGGTGGCTCCGGTCAGCGCAGCGCCCGTCACCACGACGGCTGGGCCACCGACCACGCCCGGCACCGTGCCAGCCACGACGGCACCCAAGGAGGAGCCCGACGCGGTCGGGAGCACACGCAGGCACCCGAGGGTTGCAGCCACTCTGGAGGCCACGACGGCGACACCGACGAGCAACCAGCCATGAGTGAGCGACAACAGCGCTGTGGCAGAAGCGATCTGGAGCAGGACCACCACGACCAGGGCCATCACACCCATCGGGCCGACATCGCCGGTGCGCAGGACGCGCAGGGCGCGCTCACGGTCCCAGCCCGCGCCGATGCCGTCAGCGGTGTCCGCCAGCCCGTCGACGTGCATGGCGCGCGTGGCCAGGGCCAGCGCCCCGACCGACAGGGTCGCCGTGATCGAGGTGGGCATCGCCGCGGCCTGACCGAGCCGACCCACTGCAGCGACGAGCAGGCCGAGGGGCAGGGCCGCGATCGGTGCCAGCGCCATTGCCCACGCGCCGATGCGACGCGTGGTGGGAGGGAGTGAGCCGACAGGAATCATCGTCAGTGTCCCGACGGCCAGTCTCAGCCCCGCCCACGCAGTGCCCATCACGCGTGCCCGACTCAGACCGACGTCTGCGGCAGCAGGGCCGCCACCGCGGGGCCGATGACGGTGACCGCAGGGGCGCCGATGTCCTGCTCCGCCGCTGCACCCGGGAGCGCGGCCAGCGTGGAGCGGACCTGGCGTTGCGAGGTCATGCCGCCATCGGCGATGGAGGCAGCAGGGGTCGACGGATCCATGCCGGCACTGATCAGGCGCTTGGCGATCACCGGCAGTGCAGCCACGCCCATGAGGACCACGATGGTCAGTCCCAGACGGGCGAGGGCATCCCAGTCGACGTCACTGCGTGCGTCGTCCGGAGCGACGTGACCGGAGACGACGACGAAGCCCTGCGTGAGGTGGCGGTGGGTGAGGGGGACGCCCGCCAGGCCGGGGACGGCGATGGAGGAGGAGACGCCCGGGATGACCGTGACGGGCAGGCCGGCTTCGACGCAGGCATTCCACTCCTCGCCGCCGCGGCCGAAGACGAAGTTGTCGCCACCCTTGAGGCGCACGACGGTCTTTCCGGCGAGTGCCCGGTCGACGAGGATCTGGTTGATCTGCTCCTGGGGCGTGAATTCACCTCGCGGGATCTTGCCGACGTGGACGACCTCGGCGTCGGGGCGTGCCTGCTCCAGCGCGGCCAAGGGGGCCAACCGGTCGCACACCAACACGTCGGCGCTCCGGATCGCGTCGAGCCCGGCGAGCGTGAGCAGGCCGAGAGGGCCCGGTCCGCCCCCGACGAGGACGACGTGGCCGGAGGTGGTGGCAGGGGACGGGGACGAGGGGGAGAGCTCGACCCCCTGCTCGCGCAGCGGGTCGCGCAGGACGACGTCGTAGGCGGAGAGGTCGAGGTCCGCGTCCGTGCGCAGTGCGATGAGGTGCCGACCAGCCAGGTCCCGGAGACGTGCATCCGGTGCGGCACAACGCACATCGACACGTGCCCCTTGATCGAGCAGGGCCTGCACCGTCTCGGACGCACGCGGGCCCGGCTCCAGCACCAGGACGCGCGGCGTCGTGCCGTCGGGCAGGGGGAGGCGCAGGGTCATGCGGAGAGCTCTCTGTCTGCCTGAGCGGCTGGGACGGGGCCGCGCTGGGGCGCCGTCGACGCTGGCGCCGCCTGCTCCAGAGAACGCTCCGAGCCACCGGGAGCAGTGTCGCCGAGGAGGGACTGCAACTCACGCAGGAGTCCGTCGGTCGTGTGCGGGTCGCGGACGGCCAGACGCACCCAGTCGTGGTCGAGCCCGGGGAAGCTGTCGCCGCGCCGCACGGCATACCCACGCTCACGCAGGGACCCATGGACGCCGGGACCGACCCGGACGAGCACGAAGGGCGCGGCGCCGGGCACGGGGGCGAGCCCCAGCGACTGCAACCCGCGGACGAGGTGATGCCGCCAGGTCGCCGCTTCACGGGCCAGCTCGGCTTCCTCTGCGCGGGCGGCGGGGGCGCAGACGGCGACGCTCGCGCGGGCCGCCAGCGAGGACACGGACCAGTGGGGTTGCTGCTCGGCGAGGAGTCGGAGGAGTGAGGGGTCGCCGACCACATAGCCCGCGCGCAGGCCGGCCAGCCCCCACGTCTTCGTCAGCGAGCGAACGACGATGACACCGTCCAGGTCCGCAGAGATCAGTGAATCGGCCCCTCCCACAATGGCATCCATGAATGCCTCGTCGATCACGAGGACCCGTCCGGGCGCGCGCAACGCTTCCAGGGTCGACCGGGGGTGGAGCACGCCCGTCGGATTGGTCGGATTCCCGATGATCACCAGGTCGGCGTCGGCCGGGATTCGATCGGGGTGCAGGACGAAGCCCTCGCGCTCGCTCAGGACGTGCTGGTCCGGCACCCGTCCGGCACGGCGCAGCGCGGACTCGGGCTCGGTGAACTGGGGGTGCACGACGAGGGGTCGCCGACCGGGGATGGCACGGGCGATCAGCGTGAAGGCCTCGGCGCCGCCGCTGGTGGGGAGGACCATGTCCTCAGGCACGGCGTGGCGTCGGGCCAGGGCCGTCCGGGCTGGGTCGACGACGGGGTATGCCGCGAGGTCGCCGATGCCGTCCCGCAGCGTCGTGGCGAGCCAGGCCGGGGTGTGGGGACACGGACGTTCACCGCGAAGT encodes the following:
- a CDS encoding cobalt-precorrin-6A reductase, which encodes MRVLVLGGTAEARALAVALQSAGVDFVSSLAGRVAHPRMPVGSVRVGGFGGVDGLVRTLRSDGFTHLIDATHPFASTMTAHAMQACARTGLPMTRLARPGWAERPDSDTWTWVPDLDAARVAAQALGSRPFLSSGRQTLPHFARWSERDVLVRVVEPLAEPAPPRWTVVLDRGPYSVGGERDLMRRHRVDVLVTKDSGGGYTSAKLDAAAELDVPVVVVSRPAPPTGLVTTADVAGCVTWLGVRAGG
- a CDS encoding cobalamin biosynthesis protein, whose translation is MRVATGLLLGYAADRLLGDPRHFHPVAGFGRIAMALEAHTHAPSRVRGVVHVGALVGAATAAGMLADHLAGRVGDPGMGRDVGRVAITAVATWAVLGGRSLEREALTIQRQLAAGDLDAARRQVRNLVGRDPSRLSADEVARATVESVAENGADALVAPLWWGAVAGVPGLVAYRAINTLDAMIGHRSPRYREFGWAAARLDDVANWIPARLTVLSTAAATGSVAGVRRVLMTVARDAPAHPSPNAGPVEAAFAAALGVSLGGSNSYAGIVEDRGRLGDGPAVTVDDLGSAVRLERRIGLIALGVIVAARSAAARRVVSRRRARRAR
- a CDS encoding bifunctional adenosylcobinamide kinase/adenosylcobinamide-phosphate guanylyltransferase, whose protein sequence is MRTLITGGIRSGKSAIAENLMGEGTTYVATSPSRPEDTDWAARIQEHRRRRPASWPTVETTDLPSALTALNGPALVDSLGAWLVALLDRLDAWDQPVAQWRGRLDDEVSALVSTWSTCSHDLVAVTDEVGFGGIAEHRSARIHADELGRLNQAIAGVSDRVWLVVAGQVLVVKDSS
- a CDS encoding adenosylcobinamide-GDP ribazoletransferase — encoded protein: MGTAWAGLRLAVGTLTMIPVGSLPPTTRRIGAWAMALAPIAALPLGLLVAAVGRLGQAAAMPTSITATLSVGALALATRAMHVDGLADTADGIGAGWDRERALRVLRTGDVGPMGVMALVVVVLLQIASATALLSLTHGWLLVGVAVVASRVAATLGCLRVLPTASGSSLGAVVAGTVPGVVGGPAVVVTGAALTGATVVAGLQWWQGVAAMAALLVAVAWLLRSAVRVFGGINGDVLGASIEVGTAALLVALTIGATA
- the cobA gene encoding uroporphyrinogen-III C-methyltransferase, whose translation is MTLRLPLPDGTTPRVLVLEPGPRASETVQALLDQGARVDVRCAAPDARLRDLAGRHLIALRTDADLDLSAYDVVLRDPLREQGVELSPSSPSPATTSGHVVLVGGGPGPLGLLTLAGLDAIRSADVLVCDRLAPLAALEQARPDAEVVHVGKIPRGEFTPQEQINQILVDRALAGKTVVRLKGGDNFVFGRGGEEWNACVEAGLPVTVIPGVSSSIAVPGLAGVPLTHRHLTQGFVVVSGHVAPDDARSDVDWDALARLGLTIVVLMGVAALPVIAKRLISAGMDPSTPAASIADGGMTSQRQVRSTLAALPGAAAEQDIGAPAVTVIGPAVAALLPQTSV
- the cobC gene encoding Rv2231c family pyridoxal phosphate-dependent protein CobC gives rise to the protein MGREPVRPSRFRRRSAVVCRTAAGSRRHVHGPPPGRASARAPHDDRPDTLGWTGPPRRRRGRPWTGRLRGERPCPHTPAWLATTLRDGIGDLAAYPVVDPARTALARRHAVPEDMVLPTSGGAEAFTLIARAIPGRRPLVVHPQFTEPESALRRAGRVPDQHVLSEREGFVLHPDRIPADADLVIIGNPTNPTGVLHPRSTLEALRAPGRVLVIDEAFMDAIVGGADSLISADLDGVIVVRSLTKTWGLAGLRAGYVVGDPSLLRLLAEQQPHWSVSSLAARASVAVCAPAARAEEAELAREAATWRHHLVRGLQSLGLAPVPGAAPFVLVRVGPGVHGSLRERGYAVRRGDSFPGLDHDWVRLAVRDPHTTDGLLRELQSLLGDTAPGGSERSLEQAAPASTAPQRGPVPAAQADRELSA